A genome region from Hevea brasiliensis isolate MT/VB/25A 57/8 chromosome 7, ASM3005281v1, whole genome shotgun sequence includes the following:
- the LOC110640467 gene encoding NADH dehydrogenase [ubiquinone] flavoprotein 1, mitochondrial: MAPIRGIFTLQRATLIRRHSDKWNIGFKSFSTQAATNAGSPQPPPPPPPPEKTHFGGLKDEDRIFTNLYGLHDPFLKGAMKRGDWYRTKELVLKGADWIVNEVKKSGLRGRGGAGFPSGLKWSFMPKVSDGRPSYLVVNADESEPGTCKDREIMRHDPHKLLEGCLIAGVGMRASAAYIYIRGEYVNERKNLERARKEAYEAGFLGKNACGSGYDFDVHIHYGAGAYICGEETALLESLEGKQGKPRLKPPFPANAGLYGCPTTVTNVETVAVSPTILRRGPEWFASFGRKNNSGTKLFCVSGHVNKPCTVEEEMSIPLKELIDRHCGGVRGGWDNLLAIIPGGSSVPLIPKHICDDVLMDYDALKAVQSGLGTAAVIVMDKSTDVVDAIARLSYFYKHESCGQCTPCREGTGWLWMIMERLKVGNAKLEEIDMLQEVTKQIEGHTICALGDAAAWPVQGLIRHFRPELERRIKERAERELLEAAA, encoded by the exons ATG GCACCCATTAGGGGCATTTTTACGTTGCAAAGAGCTACTTTGATTCGTCGTCATAGTGATAAGTGGAATATAGGCTTCAAATCATTCAGTACCCAAGCTGCAACAAATGCTGGTAGTCCACAGCCtccaccacctcctccacctccgGAGAAAACCCATTTTGGTGGTTTGAAAGATGAGGACCGGATTTTTACCAACTTGTATGGGTTGCATGACCCTTTTCTCAAAGGTGCCATGAAACGGGGTGACTGGTATAGAACTAAGGAATTGGTACTTAAGGGTGCTGATTGGATTGTTAATGAAGTCAAGAAGTCTGGCCTCCGAGGACGTGGTGGTGCTGGTTTCCCCTCTGGTCTGAAATGGTCATTCATGCCAAAAGTATCTGATGGCCGCCCTTCCTATCTCGTGGTCAATGCTGATGAAAGTGAACCTGGAACTTGCAAAGACAGGGAAATTATGCGCCATGATCCACACAAGCTGTTAGAGGGCTGCTTAATTGCTGGGGTGGGAATGAGAGCCTCTGCTGCTTATATCTACATTAGGGGTGAATATGTGAATGAACGTAAAAACCTGGAAAGAGCACGAAAGGAAGCTTATGAAGCTGGGTTTTTGGGCAAGAATGCATGTGGATCAGGCTATGATTTTGATGTTCATATCCACTATGGTGCTGGTGCTTATATTTGTGGTGAAGAGACTGCTCTTTTAGAAAGCCTAGAAGGAAAACAAGGGAAACCAAGGCTGAAGCCTCCCTTCCCAGCCAATGCAGGGTTATATGGCTGCCCCACAACTGTTACAAATGTGGAAACAGTGGCGGTGTCTCCCACCATTTTGAGGCGTGGACCAGAATGGTTTGCTAGTTTTGGTAGGAAGAACAATTCTGGGACAAAATTGTTTTGTGTGTCAGGTCATGTGAATAAGCCTTGCACAGTTGAAGAGGAGATGAGTATTCCTCTAAAAGAGTTAATAGATAGGCACTGTGGAGGTGTTCGAGGTGGATGGGATAATCTACTTGCAATAATACCAGGGGGTTCTTCTGTCCCATTGATTCCCAAGCACATATGTGATGATGTGCTAATGGATTATGATGCACTTAAGGCTGTCCAGTCAGGGCTGGGGACTGCAGCCGTGATTGTGATGGATAAATCTACTGATGTTGTGGATGCAATTGCAAGGTTGTCATACTTCTACAAGCATGAAAGCTGTGGGCAGTGCACTCCTTGCAGGGAGGGGACAGGGTGGCTTTGGATGATCATGGAAAGGTTGAAGGTTGGGAATGCAAAGTTGGAAGAGATAGATATGCTTCAAGAGGTGACAAAACAAATTGAAGGTCACACTATCTGTGCATTGGGTGATGCTGCAGCTTGGCCTGTGCAGGGCCTCATCAGGCATTTTAGACCAGAGCTTGAAAGAAGGATTAAGGAGCGTGCAGAGAGGGAGTTGCTGGAGGCTGCTGCATAA
- the LOC110640450 gene encoding GDP-mannose transporter GONST3-like, with amino-acid sequence MSDDVENPKVGSVANQKGSEASSPVNEIQPTWYSGLLHQTSIYGIAAGYCVSASLLSIINKWAVMKFPYPGALTALQYFTSAAGVFVCGWFRLVEHDPLDLLIMWRFLPAAIMFYLSLFTNSELLLHANVDTFIVFRSVVPIFVAIGETMFLHQPWPALKTWLSLATIFGGSVLYVLTDYQFTVTAYSWALAYLISMTVDFVYIKHVVMTIGLNTWGLVLYNNLEALLLFPLELLIMGELKKIKREISDESDWYSFEVVLPVGLSCLFGLSISFFGFSCRKAISATGYTVLGVVNKLLTVVINLVIWDKHSSFIGTIGLLICMLGGIMYQQSASKPKSVPEVKAEETEEEEQKLLEMQSKMESNNNEKEVTESHQGK; translated from the coding sequence ATGTCTGATGATGTCGAGAATCCTAAAGTTGGCAGTGTCGCTAACCAGAAAGGTTCTGAAGCCTCATCTCCTGTCAATGAAATTCAGCCCACCTGGTATAGTGGCTTACTTCATCAAACCTCTATCTATGGTATAGCTGCTGGATATTGCGTTTCAGCATCTCTGCTCTCCATCATCAACAAGTGGGCTGTCATGAAATTCCCTTACCCTGGAGCTCTGACTGCTCTACAGTATTTCACTAGTGCTGCAGGTGTCTTTGTCTGTGGATGGTTCCGTCTTGTGGAGCATGACCCGCTTGACCTTCTGATCATGTGGCGTTTCTTACCTGCAGCCATAATGTTCTACCTCTCACTCTTTACCAATAGTGAGCTCTTACTTCATGCCAACGTTGATACCTTCATTGTCTTCCGTTCTGTAGTCCCTATATTTGTTGCAATAGGAGAAACGATGTTTCTGCACCAGCCATGGCCAGCATTGAAGACTTGGCTCTCGCTGGCCACCATATTTGGTGGAAGTGTGCTTTATGTTCTAACAGATTACCAGTTTACAGTCACAGCTTATAGTTGGGCTCTAGCTTATTTGATAAGCATGACTGTAGATTTCGTGTACATTAAGCATGTTGTGATGACCATAGGTTTAAATACATGGGGTCTTGTGTTGTACAACAATCTTGAGGCCCTCCTTCTCTTTCCTCTGGAATTGCTTATAATGGGTGAACTGAAGAAGATAAAGCGTGAAATCTCTGATGAGTCAGACTGGTACTCTTTTGAGGTGGTTCTGCCTGTTGGGTTGTCTTGCTTGTTTGGTTTATCGATCTCATTCTTTGGGTTTTCTTGCCGGAAAGCAATTTCTGCAACAGGATATACTGTTCTTGGGGTGGTGAACAAGCTGTTGACTGTGGTAATCAATCTGGTTATTTGGGATAAGCATTCTTCATTCATTGGGACAATAGGGCTTCTCATTTGTATGCTAGGTGGGATTATGTATCAGCAGTCCGCAAGTAAGCCCAAGTCCGTTCCAGAAGTAAAAGCAGAAGAAACTGAGGAAGAAGAACAGAAGCTACTAGAAATGCAAAGCAAGATGGAAAGCAACAACAATGAGAAAGAAGTTACTGAATCTCATCAGGGAAAATGA